Proteins co-encoded in one Callospermophilus lateralis isolate mCalLat2 unplaced genomic scaffold, mCalLat2.hap1 Scaffold_1712, whole genome shotgun sequence genomic window:
- the LOC143385749 gene encoding olfactory receptor 2T29-like, with product MDITTWMTNHTGWADFILVGLFRQSQHPALLCIVIFLVFLMALSGNAVLIILIHSSAKLHTPMYFFISQLSLMNMMYITITVPKMLLDQVLGVSTISVPECGIQMFLYLTLVGSEFFLLAAMANDRYMAICHPLRYPVLINHRVCLLLASGCWFLGSVDGFMLTPVTMTFPFCRSQEIQHFFFEVPAVMKLSCSDTSLYETLRYLCCVLMLLIPVTVISGSYSCILLTIHRMNSAEGRRKALATCSSHMMVVTLFYGAAVYTYMLPSSYHTPQKDMVVSVFYTILTSVLNPLIYSFRNKDVTGALRKRLSVGPVFQETVK from the coding sequence ATGGACATCACCACCTGGATGACCAACCACACAGGGTGGGCAGATTTCATTCTGGTGGGACTCTTCAGGCAATCTCAACACCCAGCTCTGCTTTGTATTGTCATTTTTCTGGTTTTCCTAATGGCCTTGTCTGGAAATGCTGTCCTGATCATCTTGATACACTCCAGTGCCAAactccacacccccatgtacttcttcatCAGCCAGCTGTCCCTCATGAACATGATGTACATCACTATCACTGTGCCCAAGATGCTCCTGGACCAGGTACTGGGTGTAAGTACCATCTCAGTCCCTGAATGTGGGATACAGATGTTCCTCTACTTGACACTAGTAGGTTCTGAGTTTTTCCTTCTGGCAGCCATGGCCAATGACCGCTACATGGCCATCTGCCATCCACTTCGCTATCCAGTCCTCATTAACCATAGAGTGTGTCTCCTCCTGGCATCTGGCTGCTGGTTCCTGGGATCAGTGGATGGCTTCATGCTCACTCCTGTCACCATGACCTTCCCATTCTGCAGATCCCAGGAGATCCAGCACTTCTTCTTTGAAGTCCCTGCTGTGATGAAGCTCTCCTGCTCAGACACCTCACTCTATGAGACCCTCAGGTACCTGTGCTGTGTCCTCATGCTCCTCATCCCTGTGACAGTCATTTCAGGATCCTATTCCTGCATCCTTCTCACCATCCACAGAATGAACTCAGCAGAGGGCAGGAGGAAGGCCCTGGCCACCTGCTCCTCACACATGATGGTGGTCACACTCTTCTATGGCGCTGCCGTCTATACCTACATGCTCCCCAGCTCCTACCACACCCCTCAGAAGGACATGGTGGTTTCTGTGTTTTACAccattctcacctctgtgctgaaCCCCTTAATCTACAGTTTCAGGAACAAGGATGTCACTGGAGCTCTGAGGAAAAGGTTGAGTGTGGGACCTGTCTTTCAGGAAACAGTAAAGTAG